A stretch of Ammospiza caudacuta isolate bAmmCau1 chromosome 18, bAmmCau1.pri, whole genome shotgun sequence DNA encodes these proteins:
- the LOC131565822 gene encoding macrophage migration inhibitory factor gives MPMFSIYTNVCKDAVPDNLLGDLTQQLAKATGKPAQYIAVHIIPDQMMSFGGSTDPCALCSLYSIGKIGGQQNKTYTKMLCDLISKHLHVSADRVYINYFDMNAANVGWNGSTFA, from the exons ATGCCCATGTTCTCCATCTACACCAATGTCTGCAAGGACGCCGTGCCCGACAACCTCTTGGGCGACCTCACCCAGCAGCTGGCCAAGGCCACGGGCAAGCCCGCGCAG TACATAGCTGTGCACATCATACCTGACCAGATGATGTCCTTCGGGGGCTCCACTGATCCCTGCGCGCTCTGCAGCCTCTACAGCATCGGCAAGATAGGAGGGCAGCAGAACAAGACTTACACCAAGATGCTGTGTGATCTGATCTCCAAGCACTTGCACGTATCTGCAGACAG GGTCTACATCAACTACTTCGACATGAACGCTGCCAATGTGGGCTGGAACGGCTCCACCTTTGCATAG